The region CACAAAGTACGGTCTGGATGCCATTAGAAGATTCTTATCTTTGGAACTAGAGAAGTACATGGATTCAACCTCAACCATAACCCCACTACTTTGTATTGTAATATGACCATCCTTTGATTTTGTATAAAATGAAAATGTACTAATGTCGTATACAATCTAAGTTATTACATTAAATTTAGGCATGTATGCCATCCATTTAATTGTCTGAGATGCATCCCCATTATTAGAAATCCTTTCATTAAACCAATTTATAAAACTATTGTTATGCTCTTTTAACAACCACTTGTCACTCATCCGAGAGAAATTTTCCTTGATAAGTCTTTTGTGAGTGGATAAGTAAGGTTGCACTTCTTCAACCTTATTCAATATATACAAATGTGCTTGAGAAACCACATCTTAAGCCATGACTTAACATTTAAACATTGAGTACCTATACCTTCATATTTTTTATCATGGAGATTGAAATTGGCCTACACATAACAAAAAAAAGGGTAGCATTATCAATCTAAAGATAAAGACGAAAATCCAGAACAAAAATCTAAAGAAGTGAACAAAAATAACATAAAAGAAATAAGTATACCCAAAGGAGGAAAGGTTGATGTAAATGATATCATGGAAAAAGATAATAATAACAGTAGTGATCATgataaaagaaagaacaacatAAATGAAGATTAAAGAATTACCTTAATGATGAGAGGCGATGACTTCAAAGGTGGGACCTCTAAAGAGATTGGAGATAATAAGATTAACAATGAGAGGTGCAACACTGATCATGGAAAGTTGAGTAAAATTGTTAGCATCTGGAACAAGATCAACAATGATAAAAACTGGTATAGAAATAAATCGATTCaaataaaagaaaacaatgaCCAAAGTCCTGTGCGGAATCAAAAATACGGTGACAACGTGGTCCATCAAAGCAATAACAAAACAACGGATCTTATTAACAAGGAGGACACAAAGAAAAATATGAAGATGAAAGGGAAAGATATACCTCGTGAAGACATCAACAAAGAAAGGCAGGAGAGCAAGTACAACAACGAATTCCTTGAAATGTCCATTAATAGTAGTAGAAACATCGATCCTATTGAGCAAAGGGAACATCAGAACTTACACATTGAAGAGGAAAAAAGTAAGCACAAAATAAAGATGATAACAAAAGTTTGACCTCATGAGGAATCAACAAGAAGATGTAAAACAACAAAGATACCCTTGTGAGGAAGGAAGAGACCATCATTAATCGTAGATGTGGAGATACGAAAGAGTGGAAAGAGCATAAAACCATGCAGAAAAACAACAAGGAAGATGTTAAAACCGACATGCAAGGGAATGCGATGAAGACTTCTAATCAAGATAATGACAACAAGGATAAGGAAAATCCTACCCAATAAACATCCAATGACGTAATCAATTATACCATATGTAATGATGCTAACTTAGCGATAGATGATGATTGGAATCCGGACGCCTTCATCACCGACTTTGATGGCGAGACAGTTGTTGATATTACTTCCAAATTCAACATCCACGGAAGCGCAAGCGATCATCAATGGAAGGGGCCATATTTTTGAATATCCATTGAATCATTGTGTATACATACCGTGAGATCATTGTTTGGAAGGTTCTAGATAGTAGGGATGTGGAGGGGAGTGGCGGAGATCGTACTCACATTAGTAATCAAACTGAGAAGATAAGGGAAACCCTAACGAGATTTAATTATGGATTTATAAGGTTCATTAGTAGGGGCTGATAATACCAAAGTCCATCGGTTAGTCCAAATAACTATAACTAGAGGAACTAAAATTGAGCTGAAAAGCCCAATGACTAAACCAAAGTTTTTTTCAATTATTGAATTTTTGGTCTGTTTTATTAAAAAAACTAATGATATTTTAACATATTTTAAAAATCGGACCGGAGATCAAACCGGTGAAATTTATGGTTTAAGGTTCAATTGGTTCAACCAGTTAAATCTACGGTCGAACcgtttattaaataaataataatataaaaataaatttcataaatatgtcacacataatcacatattcacaacttaataaataaatatttcaaaaatttatTACAAATTTAATATAACAATATCTATAATACATATAATAACATAACATAGTTCTACATTTTATTTCAACattcatttaagaataatttgacgaaattaaaaaattacaataaataaaattaaactaattcaaaccaaaattaaaataatagaatataataactaaataaagttcaaataattaagaatatataaattaaataagataaaatatcaaaaataaataatataatatactttattaaaaaaagaaaaacgaaTTTGAATTGAACTACGACAAATAAATCTTaattaacaacaacaaaaatattGACTTCAATGACAATCAATATTGAGTTGGGAATATATTTGAAAGAGATGGCGTGATAATGATAGAGTGTGGTTGAAAATAAAACTATAATGGAGTGAAAAAACTTAGAAGTTCCTATGATTGTAAAAAACTATGAAATTTTTTTTGGATTGGAAATGAATGTTAAATTTTAATATAGACATGTTAAAAtgtataaaaaaaattaaaaattgatgATTTTTTTTGAACCAAACGGTTTTACAAAATCATCTTCGATTCTCGATCTAAACAGTTGAACCGCCCGATTCAGTCCAACTTTTAAAACATCAATTTTAATAATTAAACTACTTTTATATTCTCTTTCTTTATAAATgtattttttaataaattattcTTCATAATTTTTTAGCCATTAGAAACAGGAAAGATGACGGAATATATAAAATAAGAGATGATCCAATTCCTACTCCAATTTCAATAGATATACTTAGTATTCTCTGTATTTAACTTATTTTGTATCTTAAAAAATTAAATGAGAATAAATTAAAAGTAGTCTTAAAACCacacaaaattaattaattaattttaaatctaattttaaaaaagttgaaaaaaattattataattattttttaaaatatagCATATTATAGAAGGAACCCCAAATCTTATAATTGATGACAAATGAAGTATTAAAGGGTTTTTATGATCTAGTCAAAATTTGttcttttttttaataattaaacTTTTCTTTGACCGGTTTAAGTAATTACATTTAGCATGTTAAATGTTATGTATTTTTTTTACAGAAGCATTGTATGCATTTAACCACAATAAAGAAGTGGATTCAAAAAGATTAAGTGTTCTATGTATATAACTACAATATAGAATTAGATTCAAAATATAAAATCACAATAGAGAAGTGTATCTTAAAAAATTAAATgagaataaataaaaaatagtcttaataaccacaaaaaataattctttaattttaaattttatttcaaaaaaaaagttGAAAAAGTTATTATAATTAACTTTtaacaaaaaaacaaaataattgaGACAAAAATATGtgaatattattattattattattattattattattattattattattattttcccAAGGCAAATCAATAAAAATGACGTAACCAACAAGTTTAATTTATATGGATAAAGATAAGGGTAGAGAATCCATTCACGTTAAATGTTTGCCTATAAATATATTGTACGATTTTCTAGAAGAGAGCGTGTGTGTTGAGTTTCTAGATGATTTATGATCACATCACCAACTTACTCATACCATAGCCGCACACTTTTCCTTATTTTATGCAACAAAGTTGAGTCCATTTTGGAGGAGAAGGAGGCTATAAAAACATTCGTCTGTTACTGTCACCAAAAAGTGTTCAACAATTGACCCCacgttttttttttctttttacatCATTATTTTCAGATTCTCTTTTTATCTAGAACAAGCGTGGTTATATTTATTGTAACATCATCCTAATACATCAAACTCAGCTCCAGATCGATGGATAGGAAGAGGAAGAACCCTAATGATTTTTTCTCTCACGTTCCTTTCGAAGCCAGTGGTGATTCTGAAGCTGATTCTGATCCTAACATGGATTGTGAAAAAGCTAAATCATCATTGTGTGATGATGATAATGACGATGCTTTATCTTGCTGTGGTGGATCTGCGGTTGATGAACTCATCAATGTTGAACATGAGTGTGATGACGATGATGGTGAGGATAATGAGAAGAGAAAAGATGAAGAGGAGGAGAAAGATGTTGTTTATGGAAAATCATATTGTGCAGAAGATGATGACGATGATGAAGTGCATGGTCGATGGTTTCGGAAGAAGAAAGGGTGTTTGTCTTTTGATTTAGGTGGAGACTCGGTGGATGAGAATGAAAAGAACAGGAGGTTTTGGGAAGCTTGTATGGCGTCTTGAATTCTTTGATTGATTGAATGTATTCATTTGTTTGGGCTGTTTCATAAATCCATACTTTCTTATTTCATGAATTATACATTATAGAGGAGGTTTAAGTTAGATTAGCTTCAAATAAATTAAGAATaatcttttatttatttatgcccCTCTCTTGTATATTTCTTATTTTTAAGGTTTCAATGTGATTTAGTTTTAATATctatattattttttattttatttttcataaaattATTATTTTGTCATGACGGTAATCACGGTTAATTTTGTTAATTTACATAGCAGATACATTATAGATACATTATATCGTATTTATTATTTTTTGGATGAGTTTAAAGATAGAACTACAATGTAAAAAATattatatgtatatatatatataatcaaccaaaatttaatcaaaatttttaaatttgtcatttcatatttttatttaaaaataaaagtaagatgtaatggaatatatatatatatatatatatatatatatataatatatatatagatatatatatatatattatattatatatatatattatatatagattatatatatatatatattattatatatatatatatattatatattatatatatatatatcatggattaataatttaaaaatattttatactTTTAATATATATCCTATTCTCTTTTTGCgatttatatttatattttattattttctaacattttacttttaattttgtaaaAATATATTGAATCTTATTTCGATTTTAAAGTGTTTAGATCTTATTTAATTTGttcaaattaaaattaaatataaagGTATTATGTCCAAAAAAGTATAAGTGTGTGCGAGTTTCCCCTTCAAAGGTAGGAAGACTAAACGATCCTAATAGGTATATTACACGAATGAGATTTTGAAGTTGTTTATGAGAGCAGTTCACGCGAGGTGAGAGACCCTGTTGGCGATTGAAACTGCTAAGTTGTAAGCAGACGATTAGAGTGATATCGTAAGGTTACTCGGAGCAGAGTGTTCTTTGAATAACGTTGGGTTGTAGTAAATGTGTATCACTTGAATCCTCTTCTCTTTAAGGATTATTTTTAGGGATTTTCCAAGGCTAAGGTTTATGCCTCCCTGAACGTGGTCTCGTCTGGTTCCCCATTTTGGTAAGGAGGTTATTGATCGACTATATCTTCAGAGTCAACAAGGATTTTTTTTCTTACTTAACTTTTATGTTCAACGGACCGTAAGGGCGACACCATTGGATTACACTCGAACGACCCAATTGTCAGGCGGGAGCGTCCTAATATAGGACTTTGCCAAATAAGACACTAGAGcatttttatcattaataatttttttgtaaaaatagaaaaaagatTTTATTATATAGTTGTAAGgattaaaaaaaatattttttaataaattaaaataaaaatttggaatta is a window of Lathyrus oleraceus cultivar Zhongwan6 chromosome 6, CAAS_Psat_ZW6_1.0, whole genome shotgun sequence DNA encoding:
- the LOC127095685 gene encoding uncharacterized protein LOC127095685, translated to MDRKRKNPNDFFSHVPFEASGDSEADSDPNMDCEKAKSSLCDDDNDDALSCCGGSAVDELINVEHECDDDDGEDNEKRKDEEEEKDVVYGKSYCAEDDDDDEVHGRWFRKKKGCLSFDLGGDSVDENEKNRRFWEACMAS